The genomic region ACGCGACCAACCCGGAGACCAAGAAGAAGATCGCCAAGGTCGATTGGTATTCCATCGACTTCGGCAAATGCAATTTCTGCCGCCTGTGCGAGGAATCCTGCCCCACGAAGCCGAAATCCGTCTGGCACGCCTTGGACTACGAGCTCGTCTTCAATAAGCGCGACGAGATGGTGCGCTGTTGGAAGGCGGGATTCCCCATCATCGGAAAATACTTCGACAGGAAGGAAAAAGCCTTCAAGGACCCCGAGGGCCAAGTCCCCATCCACAGCGTGCCGCCGCGACACCTAGGATAGCCATGATAGAGCAACTTGTTTTCTACTCCCTCGCCGCCGTCGCCGTCCTTTCGGCTCTGGGAGTCGTGACGATGAAAAACAGCGTGCACTCGGCCCTGATGCTGGGGCTTGCGCTCGCCGCCGTGGCGGGGGTGTTCGCGCTCCTGGGCGCTGACTTCCTCTTCGCCGGACAGGTCCTGATCTACGTCAGCGGCATCGCGGTCCTCATCATGTTCGTGGTCATGCTTTTGGGGCGGACCTACGACCTGCACTTAAGGCAAGTCAACAACCAGTGGCTGGCGGGCCTCCTCATTTGCGGCATCACTTTCTCCGGACTTTGGCGCGTCATCGGGCTTTTTTCCGAGAGCCGCGCCCACAGCGCCCCAGTCCCCGGGACCAGGCTTTTGGGAAGGCTCCTAATGAGCGACTACGCTCTGCCTTTCGAACTGATCTCCCTCATCCTGATGGCATCACTGCTCGGGGCGGTCTACTTCTCCCGAAGCGAACGTTCCCAGAGCAGCTCCACCAACCCATGAGCCTAGCCCATTACCTTTTCCTCGGATCGCTCCTATTCCTCATCGGCGTCTTCGGGGCGCTCACCAGGCGGAATATCCTGGGGATACTCATGTCCATCGAGCTCATGTTCAACGCCGCCAACATCAACCTCGCCGCCTTCAACCGCTTCCTCCACCCGCAGGGAGTGGTCGGCCAGGCCCTGGCCCTCTTCATCATCACCATCGCGGCCGCCGAGCTCGTGGCGGGTCTGGCCTTGGTCCTGGCCATTTACCGAAACACCGACACCGTCTACGTCGAGGACTTCAACCTCCTCAAAGGATAGCCAATGCTCGAGCACGTCTATTTAATCCCTCTTATTCCTCTTCTGGCCGCGCCCATCATCCTGTTCTTCGGCAAGGAGGGGCCTCATTCCAAGATGCCCTACCTCGGCCTCGGCGCCATGGGCTTCTGCCTGGCCCAGTCCATCGGCATATTCGCCCAGGTCCTCGCCGGATCCCGCCATCTGCCCTACCAGGCCAATTGGAATTGGTTCGCCATGCCCGCGGACATGGGAGGAAAGGCCTTCTCCTACGACATGCCGATCGGCGTCCTCATCGATGGGCCGGCGGCCGTAATGCTCGTGGTGGTGACCTTGGTGAGCTTCCTCGTCCAACTCTACTCCCTGGGCTACATGCACGGCGATCCGCGCTTCAAGCGCTATTACGCGTTCCTCTCCTTCTTCACCGCCTCCATGCTGGGCCTCGTCGTCTCGAGCAACCTCCTGGTCACTTTCTCCTGCTGGGAGCTGGTGGGCGTCTCCTCCTACCTCCTGATCGGCTTCTGGTTCGAGAAGCCCGCCCCGGCCTACGCCTCGAAAAAAGCTTTCATCACGACCAAGCTCGGAGACATGGGGCTCTACCTAGCCCTCCTTTTCATCTTCGTGAGAGTGGGCTCCTTCCAAATCACCCAAATCCAGGAATTCGTCTCGCGCGGCTACATGGACTCGACAGCCGCCACCTTGATCGGCCTGGGGCTTCTCTGCGGGGCCGTGGGCAAATCCGCGCAATGGCCGCTATTCATCTGGCTTCCCGACGCCATGGAGGGTCCGACCCCGGTTTCCGCCCTCATCCACGCCGCGACCATGGTCGCGGCCGGCATTTACCTCGTGGCCAAGTGCTATTTCATTTACGCGGCGAGCCCCGTCGCCATGGAGGCCGCGGCGTGGGTGGGGCTCACGACCGCGTTCCTCGCCGCCACCATGGCGCTAGTCGCCTACGACATCAAGAGGGTGCTCGCCTTCTCGACCGTCTCTCAACTGGGATTCATGATGTGCGCCTTGGGCTGCGGCGGCTACACGGCGGGACTCTTCCACCTCACCACCCACGCTTTCTTCAAGGCCCTCCTTTTCCTCGGGGCGGGCTCCGTCATCCACTCGGTGCATACCAACGACATGCGGCAGATGGGGGGACTCTCGAAAAAGATGCCGATCACCTTCACGACGATGTTCATCGGTACCTGCGCCATCGCCGGCATCCCCTTCCTGGCCGGGTATTACTCCAAGGACATGATCCTGGAAAAAGTTTTCGAGCACAATCGCTTCATGTTCGGGGTTCTGGCATTCACCGCCGCGCTTACGGCTTTCTACATGTTCCGCCTGATCTTCCTGACCTTCCTGGGAACCGAGCGCGACCACGAGAAGCACCACCACGCCCACGAGTCCCCCTGGGCCATGACTTTCCCGCTCATGCTCCTGGCATTACTCTCCATCGTCTCCGGCTATCTCCTAGAGCGCCACCACATCTTCGCCGATTTGGTCCGTTTCGACATGCCCCATGAGCAAGCCGCGCATGGGGCCGCGCCCGCCGCGAGATTCATCGGGCTGGGGGTCACCGGCCTCGTCTTCTGTGCCATCGCGCTTGCCTGGGCCCTGTACCGGGACCCGGAGTTCAAGGCCGCGGAGGCCCTCAAGCAGCGCTTCCTCCTGGTTTTCAACCTCCTGGAGCAGCGCTACGGCTTCGACGCCCTTTTCTTGAGACTGGTGGCCCTCTCCGACAAGATCGCGGCACTCGCATTTTGGTTTGACTCCAAGGTGCTCGACCAGTTCTTCATCGACGGATGGGGACTGCTCGCACGAATCCTCTCTGAGATCAGCCATTTCTTCGACGCGGTTTTTATAGACCGCACCGTGGACGGCTTCGGGGGCTTAAGCGCGGACCTCGGAGCGGGCCTGCGCTCCTTGTCGAGCCGCGGCCAGGTCCAGGAATATTTGATGTACATCGCCGTGGCCGTGAGCCTTTTTGCCACCATGATCATATCCCGATGAAGGGGTGCGATTGACTATCGAGGAGCTTATATGAATCTACTGAGCCTGATCACTTTCATTCCGTTGCTGGGCGCGCTGTTCATCCTTTTCACCCCGAAGGAGAAGGAGAGACTCATCCAAACGACAGCATTAGCCGCGGCGGGAGCGTCCCTCGCCCTGTCAATCATCCTCTATTTCCTATTCGACCGGACCACGCCGCAGATGCAGTTCATGGAGCGGCTGCAGTGGATCCCGTCCCTCGGCATCAACTACGCCATGGGCGTTGACGGCCTTTCCTTCCCGCTCCTGCTTCTCACCACCTTCATGACATTCCTGGCCTTGGTGGGCTCGCTTGGGATCAAGGAGAGGATCAAGGAATACTTCTTCTGGTTCCTGGTCCTGGAGGTGGGGATGATCGGGGTCTTCGAGGCCTTGGATCTCGTCCTCTTCTACGTTTTCTGGGAGCTCACCTTGGTGCCGATGTACTTTCTCATCGGCATTTGGGGGGGGCCCAAGAAAGAGTTCGCGGCCATCAAATTCTTCCTATACACCTTGGCCGGCTCGGTGTTCATGCTCTTGGCCATATTGGCCATCTACTTCAACACCAACCCGCACACCTTCGACATGCTCGCCCTCATGAAGGCCAACGCCCTGTGGAGCCAGAGGTTCCAGATCCTGGTATTCATCGGCTTCTACCTGGGATTCGCCATCAAAGTCCCGGCCTTCCCTTTCCACACCTGGCTGCCCTTGGCCCACGTGGAGGCGCCCACGGCCGTGAGCGTGGTCCTGGCGGCCGTGCTCCTTAAAATGGGGGTTTACGGCCTCTTGCGGGTGTCCTACGCCATGCTCCCCCTGGGTTTTCAATGGTTCCTGCCCATTCTCATCGTGATCGCGGCCATAAACATCGTTTACGGCGCCCTCTGCGCCATGGCTCAGACCGACATGAAGAAGATGGTGGCCTACTCCTCGGTCAACCACATGGGCTACTGCCTTTTGGCCATCGCCGGGGTGACTGCCACCGGATTTTCCGGAGCCGTGCTCCAGATGATCAACCACGGCATCATCACTGGCTCGCTCTTCCTTTTGGTGGGGGTGATCTACGACCGCGCCCACACCCGCGACATCTCGGCCTTCGGGGGCCTCGCCGTGCGCGTCCCGGTGTTCGCGGGCCTGATGTTCCTGGCTTGCTTTGCCTCCCTAGGGCTGCCGGGCCTGGCGGGCTTTGTCAGCGAATTTCTCTGCTTTCTCGGAGCCTTCGAGCGCTGGAAGGTCTACACCGCGGTCTCGGTGCTGGGAATACTGGCCACCGCGGCCTTCTTCCTGCGCATGATGGAGAAGGTCTTCCTCGGCCCCTTCAATCAGAAGTGGGCGGGGCTTGAGGACATGAGCGCGCGGGAGCTGACCTCCATCCTGCCCTTGACCGCTCTGACCATCGTCCTGGGGGTCTGGCCGCGCTGGGCGCTCGACATCATGGACACGACCTTGATCCACATGGCCAATCTTTTCCGCTGAGGCCCCATGTTCAACCTGCATCTCATCTATCCGGAAATCCTCCTGAGCCTCATGGCTTTAGGACTGCTGATCGCGGAGCTCTTCGTGGCTCCCAAACATGGACGGCTGATGTATCATCTCGCCTGGCTGGTGTCCATCATTGCCCTCTGCGTGGTGGGATTTACCCTGTCCGACGCCTCCCATGCCCAGGGGATGGGAACGCTGTGGACGGTGGACCCCTTCAGCCAATTCTTCAAGATCATGATCCTCCTCATCACCGTGTTCTGCATTCTGATGGGGCTGGAGTACGAGGCCTTGCCGCCCCAGCACTCGGGAACCTTCGTCTGCCTCCTCCTTCTGGCCAGCTCGGGCCTCATGTTCCTGGTCTCCTCCGTGGATCTCCTCCTTACCTTCATCGCGCTCGAACTCGTCTCCATCTCCTCCTTCATACTGGCAGGCTTCGAGCGCCGCAATCCCAAATCCAACGAGGGGGCCATGAAATATTTCCTTTTCGGAGCCTTCTCCTCGGCCGTGATGGCCTACGGCATCTCCCTCTTCTACGGCGCGACGGGGGGCACGAAGCTCATTGGCCTGGCTCAAACCAACGGGCCGGTTTTCATTCTCTCCATGCTCCTGATACTCCTTGGTTTCGGCTTCAAGGCCTCCATCGCTCCCATGCATTTCTGGGTTCCGGACGCCTACGAGGGGGCCCCGACTCCGGTCACGACCTACCTGTCCCTGGCCCCCAAGATCGCGACCTTGGGGGCGATGCTCCGCCTCTTCAGCGTGCTCCTTCCCATATCGGTCCTAGATCTTACCGTGCTCTTTTCGATACTGGCGGGGCTCACCATGATCGTGGGAAATTTTACCGCCTTCTTCCAGGAAAACGTCAAAAGGATGCTCGCCTACTCCTCGGTGGCCCAAGCCGGCTACATCCTGATCGGCATCGTCTCTGGAAACACCTTGGGGTTGGAAGGGGTGCTTCTCTACTCCTTCATTTATATCGCCATGAACCTGGGCGCCTTCGCCGTGACCCAGGCCGTGGCTCAAACAAGCCCCGAGCCCGGCCACGACCCCTATGGCCTTCAAGCCTTCAACGGCCTCTCCCGGCGCTCATTCGGCTTGGCCTTGGCCATGACATTCTTCCTTCTCTCCCTTTCCGGGATCCCCCCGATGGCGGGGTTTATCGGCAAGTTCTACATCTTTTCCTCCGCGGTCGAGACCGGGCATTACGGCCTGGCGGCCCTGGGTCTTGTCAACAGCGTGGTCTCCGTCTACTACTACATGCGCATCGCCTACCACATGTTTTTCGTGCCCTCAACCAACTCGACGCCCGTCTCGGTCGGCCCCTACCTCTACGGAAGCTTGGCCGTGGCCATAGCCGGAGTGCTCTTGTTTGGAATCTACCCGGAGCCCCTGATCGCCTCGGTGCAGGCCTCAGCGCATTATCTGCCATGAACAACAAGACAGCCTTCTTCGCAATCATGATTCTTTCTGTTGGAGCTCTTCACGCCGCCGCGGCCGCTCCCTCGCCGGCGCTCGACCAGTTGGCCCTGGAGGCCGGGCGAGACCCCGGAGCGCTCACCGGGGCGGAAGGCCTCAAGGCCTCGGCCGGAACGGGTTTCACCGGAGGCGACCCGGCGCCGGCAGCAGCGCTAGCCTCGGAGCGCGCCGACGCCTGGGAGTTGGACATCCTAGGGGAAGGGGGGAGGAGCCCGGCTCCGAATTTGCGGGCGAACATCCCTCCTGTCGGTCAAGGGAAAAAAGCGGAGAAAGACAAGAAAAAATCCAGCCGAGCCAAGGAGGGCATCATCCCCTCCATGTACATCTACGGCGCCTTGGGGCTTGGGGCGCTCGCCACCGCCGCGGCCATATTCTTCTTTCCGCCGCTGTTATTCCTGGGGGGAGTCGGCGTCGGCATCGGCGGGCTTCTCTGGTACATCAACAGCAAGTTTCAGTAATAGCGGCTTGAAAAGCGCCGCACCCGAAACGCCGCCCAAAGTGCCAGCACTCCGCTCCAGCGCCATATCATGCCGCTCTGAAAATATGGGCTTGCTCCTTTCCTGAGGGCAAGCCCGGCTGTAAATAGCAGGACCCCGCAGAAAACCCACAATAGACGCGCAGTTTCGCGATCTGGCTGCGAGTTCCCTGTCCCCAGCCAGATCGTCGCGAACATGGATGATATTCCCAGCGCTATTAGGACGCCGGTTTCCAATGATAAGTCCCGCGCACCCACGATGGGAAAGCATGAAGCTCCGGCTAAAACCCCGCAGAGGATGAGCGCCGTCAATTGGGCCTTAAAGCCCTCGCCCCCGCGCCCCAGCCTCAAGAACACGCCGCTCCAAGAGAATGCCGCGGCGCCGATCCAATCCGATGAAGAGAATCCCAGGAAATGCCTTCCAAAGAATAGGAAGAAGAGGGCGAAAAATATGGCGTAGGTGGCGGTCGTGATTCTTAGGGGCTGCGCTACAGCTTCCGGCATACCAGGAGCTGAAGGTAGGGGGCGTTGGTGCCCGCCACGGAGCCCGCGTTATTGTTGGTGGCCGTGATCCCTGTCGAAGCATTGTCGGTAACCTGAACATAGCCATTGGGTCCTGGAAAAGCCGCGCCTCTATTCTGCCAGGGCACGATGGTGTTATAAGCTCCCCCGTTGGCAAGATTGGCGCCCCAACCACCATGGCTGTGCTGCTGGTCGGTGATGGGATGCCAATGCCGCCCCGCCGCGCGATTTTCCAGATTCGAGAGGGCCGTTCCGGCGGTTCCGGAAAGGGCGCCTCCGGCGGGAAGCCCCACCAGGTAGCGCCCCCGAGCCGCGACCATGGGGGCCCAACCGCTGGGGCAGGAGGCCAGATCGAAGAACATCACGGCCCCCGTTGGGAGCAAGGCCTGCCAACTGGCCAGGCCGGCGGCGTCCGAGGTCAGGACCTTGCCGCTGCCCTGGCTGCCGTCCACGATCTTGACATCGCCGCGCACCTCAAGCTTCGCTCCGGGAGCGACGGTGCCGATGCCCACCGAGCCGGCGTCTCTGGCGAGATAAGCGTCGGCCGTGGTTATCATCTTGACGTAGACGCCCGACGGGGCCGGGTAATACGTCATCAAGGTCACGGACTCCGAGCCAAGGTCCTCGGCGGATGCCCCAAGAATAAAGCACGCTAAAACCGCCGCCGCAGGATGGAAAGAAGACCCTGTT from Elusimicrobiota bacterium harbors:
- a CDS encoding NADH-quinone oxidoreductase subunit I, whose protein sequence is MIGYFKDVFSGAWAITQGLLVTLRYLFKPSVTVHYPDEKLVPFEKFRGVLLFDPETCISCNLCVKACPSNCIALENATNPETKKKIAKVDWYSIDFGKCNFCRLCEESCPTKPKSVWHALDYELVFNKRDEMVRCWKAGFPIIGKYFDRKEKAFKDPEGQVPIHSVPPRHLG
- a CDS encoding NADH-quinone oxidoreductase subunit J, whose protein sequence is MIEQLVFYSLAAVAVLSALGVVTMKNSVHSALMLGLALAAVAGVFALLGADFLFAGQVLIYVSGIAVLIMFVVMLLGRTYDLHLRQVNNQWLAGLLICGITFSGLWRVIGLFSESRAHSAPVPGTRLLGRLLMSDYALPFELISLILMASLLGAVYFSRSERSQSSSTNP
- the nuoK gene encoding NADH-quinone oxidoreductase subunit NuoK — its product is MSLAHYLFLGSLLFLIGVFGALTRRNILGILMSIELMFNAANINLAAFNRFLHPQGVVGQALALFIITIAAAELVAGLALVLAIYRNTDTVYVEDFNLLKG
- the nuoL gene encoding NADH-quinone oxidoreductase subunit L encodes the protein MLEHVYLIPLIPLLAAPIILFFGKEGPHSKMPYLGLGAMGFCLAQSIGIFAQVLAGSRHLPYQANWNWFAMPADMGGKAFSYDMPIGVLIDGPAAVMLVVVTLVSFLVQLYSLGYMHGDPRFKRYYAFLSFFTASMLGLVVSSNLLVTFSCWELVGVSSYLLIGFWFEKPAPAYASKKAFITTKLGDMGLYLALLFIFVRVGSFQITQIQEFVSRGYMDSTAATLIGLGLLCGAVGKSAQWPLFIWLPDAMEGPTPVSALIHAATMVAAGIYLVAKCYFIYAASPVAMEAAAWVGLTTAFLAATMALVAYDIKRVLAFSTVSQLGFMMCALGCGGYTAGLFHLTTHAFFKALLFLGAGSVIHSVHTNDMRQMGGLSKKMPITFTTMFIGTCAIAGIPFLAGYYSKDMILEKVFEHNRFMFGVLAFTAALTAFYMFRLIFLTFLGTERDHEKHHHAHESPWAMTFPLMLLALLSIVSGYLLERHHIFADLVRFDMPHEQAAHGAAPAARFIGLGVTGLVFCAIALAWALYRDPEFKAAEALKQRFLLVFNLLEQRYGFDALFLRLVALSDKIAALAFWFDSKVLDQFFIDGWGLLARILSEISHFFDAVFIDRTVDGFGGLSADLGAGLRSLSSRGQVQEYLMYIAVAVSLFATMIISR
- a CDS encoding NADH-quinone oxidoreductase subunit M, whose translation is MNLLSLITFIPLLGALFILFTPKEKERLIQTTALAAAGASLALSIILYFLFDRTTPQMQFMERLQWIPSLGINYAMGVDGLSFPLLLLTTFMTFLALVGSLGIKERIKEYFFWFLVLEVGMIGVFEALDLVLFYVFWELTLVPMYFLIGIWGGPKKEFAAIKFFLYTLAGSVFMLLAILAIYFNTNPHTFDMLALMKANALWSQRFQILVFIGFYLGFAIKVPAFPFHTWLPLAHVEAPTAVSVVLAAVLLKMGVYGLLRVSYAMLPLGFQWFLPILIVIAAINIVYGALCAMAQTDMKKMVAYSSVNHMGYCLLAIAGVTATGFSGAVLQMINHGIITGSLFLLVGVIYDRAHTRDISAFGGLAVRVPVFAGLMFLACFASLGLPGLAGFVSEFLCFLGAFERWKVYTAVSVLGILATAAFFLRMMEKVFLGPFNQKWAGLEDMSARELTSILPLTALTIVLGVWPRWALDIMDTTLIHMANLFR
- a CDS encoding NADH-quinone oxidoreductase subunit N, which translates into the protein MFNLHLIYPEILLSLMALGLLIAELFVAPKHGRLMYHLAWLVSIIALCVVGFTLSDASHAQGMGTLWTVDPFSQFFKIMILLITVFCILMGLEYEALPPQHSGTFVCLLLLASSGLMFLVSSVDLLLTFIALELVSISSFILAGFERRNPKSNEGAMKYFLFGAFSSAVMAYGISLFYGATGGTKLIGLAQTNGPVFILSMLLILLGFGFKASIAPMHFWVPDAYEGAPTPVTTYLSLAPKIATLGAMLRLFSVLLPISVLDLTVLFSILAGLTMIVGNFTAFFQENVKRMLAYSSVAQAGYILIGIVSGNTLGLEGVLLYSFIYIAMNLGAFAVTQAVAQTSPEPGHDPYGLQAFNGLSRRSFGLALAMTFFLLSLSGIPPMAGFIGKFYIFSSAVETGHYGLAALGLVNSVVSVYYYMRIAYHMFFVPSTNSTPVSVGPYLYGSLAVAIAGVLLFGIYPEPLIASVQASAHYLP